Proteins encoded by one window of Mercenaria mercenaria strain notata chromosome 4, MADL_Memer_1, whole genome shotgun sequence:
- the LOC123552586 gene encoding CCHC-type zinc finger nucleic acid binding protein-like, translating to MAKERNDGDGRSLGPDVCYQCGKTGHFRRDCPERRCYRCQAKGHLKRNCPEGQDQHQNGRSVVNRVCFNNNTDKTEPGRFAVWKGQGLQKRWLENQKCVKSQQSGIAGRKDQDRKHQVRGSNRDLEGVGSAQEAEPPPRQF from the exons ATGGCCAAGGAGCGTAACGATGGTGACGGCCGATCACTTGGTCCTGACGTTTGCTACCAGTGTGGTAAAACAGGCCATTTCAGACGAGATTGCCCAGAACGTAGATGTTACCGTTGTCAGGCAAAAGGACATTTGAAGAGGAATTGTCCAGAAGGTCAAGATCAGCATCAGAATGGCAGGAGTGTTGTAAACAGGGTTTGTTTTAACAATAATACAGATAAGACGGAACCAGGGCGGTTTGCTGTGTGGAAAGGCCAAGGGTTGCAAAAGAGGTGGTTGGAGAACCAGAA GTGTGTCAAAAGTCAGCAGAGTGGGATTGCTGGGAGGAAGGACCAGGATAGGAAGCACCAGGTGCGGGGAAGTAACAGAGATTTAGAGGGGGTAGGATCGGCTCAGGAGGCAGAGCCCCCTCCCCGGCAGTTTTAA